Genomic segment of Alistipes sp. ZOR0009:
ATGCTTTAACAAAAATAGAATCTTTCGCAGCAATTCCATAGCAATAAATGCGTCTAATCGGTAATGCTTATAACTACAAACATTACTTTATGAAGATTAGTACAGCGACTAAAGGCTGCTTAACTGCGTTGGTTTTCTGTTTTTATTATTCTGCTTTTGCTCAAAAAGGAGTGACTTCTACTGCAGGAAATAGCAGAGACAATGTGAGAGCCTCTATAAAAACAGGTACGATAACGGGTGTTGTATTAGATAAATCAACTAGTAGGCCTGTTGAGTATGCCAATGTATCCATATTTAAGGATAAGGATAGCAGCCTTGTCACGGGAGGAATAACAGATCAAAAAGGAAGATTTAGCATTGAAAAAATACCTTATGGTCTTTTTACAGTAAAAATCAGGTTTATTGGGTATTCAATGTCTGTCAGGAAGGGGATTAAGGTGTCTCAATCTGTAAACGATGTTGGAACGATTGAAATTACTCCTTCTTCGAAGAGTATTGGAGAAGTTACTGTTGTTGGACGTAAGAGTGAGATTCAAAACAACCTCGATAAAAAAGTATTTAATATTGATAGGACGATGTATGGTACGGGAGGTACTGCTTTGGATATAATGCAATCGCTACCTGCTGTTCAGGTCGATTTTGATGGAAATGTGTCAATGCGAGGCTCTAGCGTTACCATTCTTATAGATGGGAGACCTTCTAATCTAGTCAGTTTAGATCAAATGCCAGCTAACTTAATTAAAAAGGTAGAGGTTATTAGTAATCCATCTGCTAAGTATGACCCAGAAGGAGTGTCTGGAATTATCAATATTGTTTTAAAAAAGAACGTCCAAAGGGGATTGAACGGGATGGTTACCTTAAATGCTGGATGGAATAGTAAATGGATGGGGAATGCTGCCCTCAACTACCGGAAAAATAAGGTCAATTTGTTTGCTAACTATACTTTACGATCTTTTCATGCCGATAGTTACCAAGATTTTTGGTCCGAGAAAGTTAAAAATGGAGAGCGGAATTATCAAGAAAAAAATACCACTTCCACTGGTAATTTTAGAATGCAGAATATTCAGTTTGGGGTAGACTATTACATTAATAGTAAAAATACAATAAGCACTTCGATTACTCTAGAACCAAGAAAGATGGATGGAGATGATTATACTTTGGGTTTTTTCAAGGAAATGTCTTCTTCTTTAACGGAATACAAACCTTCATACAACTATACGAAGGAAGGGTGGAATTCTAACACTAATAAGGGTGGATTTGAATATGATCTAAACTATAAGAAAGCATTTGAAAAGGAGGGGGCTGAGTTGACCGCAGAGTTAAATGTGGATAGAGGTAATATGGAGTCCAAGCAGGGAGCATTAGAAAATTATATCGATTTATTACCGACTATAACAACTGGACTTGATAAAATGCCGCGATATATAAATCAGGTAATTAGCAATACAAATGACAATACTCGTTCGTTTGTTCGGACAGATTTGACGCTCCCCGTAGCTACTAAAGGTCGAATTGAAACTGGGTATATGCTTTCTCACAGCTTCTCCAAAATGCGATACGATTTGAGTAGAACGACAGATATTACCTTGCCAATTAAGCCTCTTCCTGAATATGATAATGATTTTGATTATCGTCAGATTGTGAATGCTCTCTATGCCATTTATGCTCAAAGTATGGGGCAGTTTAAAATGCAGTTAGGTTTACGAGGCGAGCATACTGATGCTCATGGTGATCAAAAAACACAGAACTCTTCTTTTACAAAAAAATATATGGATTTTTTTCCTTCATTTTTTGTGAAGTACAGTCCTAATGAGCATGATGAAATTGGAGTGAACTATAGTCGACGGATTAACAGGCCTCGAACTTGGGCTTTAAACCCATTTGAAAATAAGGTTGATGAATTAAATATCTCTAAAGGTAACCCCGATTTAAATCCCGAATACGTGAACTCTTTTGAAATTGGGTATACTAAACTTGTAAATAGAAATTCATTTGCGATCACAGGTTTTTACCGGAGAACAACTGGGGTGATTACATCTGTACGAACATGGACCGACAATCTTCACTCAATAACAAGTTACTTGAATCTTAATAGCAGTGAGTCGTATGGGGCAGAAGCGTCAAGCAACGTGAACTTGTTTAAATGGTGGAATATGAATGCGAACTATAGCTATTTTCATACGAAATTAAGTGAGAAAGAGAGTAGCATTTTAACAGATAAGACAAGAGAATCGGACTCTTGGACGCTAAGGGCTACTTCAAACTGGTTTATTACTAAATCATTCAGTTTCCAACTTATGTACAATCATCGTTCTCCTGTAGTATCAACAGGTGGTGGTGGATATCGAGGAATGGGTGGTGGAACTCAAGGTAAAACGAGGACAAACTACTATTTTGATATGGGCTCTCGCTACACTTTCTTAAAAGGGAAGGCGGATGTGAGTTTGCGTGTTAG
This window contains:
- a CDS encoding outer membrane beta-barrel family protein, with amino-acid sequence MKISTATKGCLTALVFCFYYSAFAQKGVTSTAGNSRDNVRASIKTGTITGVVLDKSTSRPVEYANVSIFKDKDSSLVTGGITDQKGRFSIEKIPYGLFTVKIRFIGYSMSVRKGIKVSQSVNDVGTIEITPSSKSIGEVTVVGRKSEIQNNLDKKVFNIDRTMYGTGGTALDIMQSLPAVQVDFDGNVSMRGSSVTILIDGRPSNLVSLDQMPANLIKKVEVISNPSAKYDPEGVSGIINIVLKKNVQRGLNGMVTLNAGWNSKWMGNAALNYRKNKVNLFANYTLRSFHADSYQDFWSEKVKNGERNYQEKNTTSTGNFRMQNIQFGVDYYINSKNTISTSITLEPRKMDGDDYTLGFFKEMSSSLTEYKPSYNYTKEGWNSNTNKGGFEYDLNYKKAFEKEGAELTAELNVDRGNMESKQGALENYIDLLPTITTGLDKMPRYINQVISNTNDNTRSFVRTDLTLPVATKGRIETGYMLSHSFSKMRYDLSRTTDITLPIKPLPEYDNDFDYRQIVNALYAIYAQSMGQFKMQLGLRGEHTDAHGDQKTQNSSFTKKYMDFFPSFFVKYSPNEHDEIGVNYSRRINRPRTWALNPFENKVDELNISKGNPDLNPEYVNSFEIGYTKLVNRNSFAITGFYRRTTGVITSVRTWTDNLHSITSYLNLNSSESYGAEASSNVNLFKWWNMNANYSYFHTKLSEKESSILTDKTRESDSWTLRATSNWFITKSFSFQLMYNHRSPVVSTGGGGYRGMGGGTQGKTRTNYYFDMGSRYTFLKGKADVSLRVSDIFNTNKYIQDGFGDGYTSYTKSWRETPNIFLGFSYKINDYKRKTQQRQDAETDDMMQ